A window of Halostella salina contains these coding sequences:
- a CDS encoding ABC transporter permease family protein has protein sequence MTPSKVLRIARWEVSKSAGTVDRRTAVLAVVGVVFGALVGPAVVSGGLALNEGIYRVGVADDSPYHDVVESSPAFAPGEPTADALAENRVDLVVVDGTVRTNPDTPAKSDAALAEFRSAVERYNDDVLMRAEPDQNAAFPVEVAVRYESRTVAQPTAGGAGGGDTAGGGTTDGGTDGGTTGDGTDGGATDGSGDTSDGSAGAGADGSDGDVQAPNVGGGVFGGGDGDGTPGGLSPPFPFTSLVLAFLFVVPMNFVVQAYGSTIMDERLNRRGELMLVSPVTRGDIVAGKTLPYLVALLAVTVGVAAAVGGGPLSVAAVVPLALLFLGATFVGAMFARSFKELTFVTITVSVFLTSYAFVPAIFADVTPIALISPLTLVVWDLGSRPVSVAEFAFSAGPALLTAVLLFVLGAGVYREEDMFTQRPVPLKALDALATRISRPRSVALVTAASIPFVFVVELLAVALLFALPLEASLPVLLVAIAVIEEVAKSVGSYAGFVHARYDRALGTALVVGALSGVGFFAAEKVTAIVQAVGLTQLELGRAAFATAGGTGGSLLLVGLAASLALHVVTAAISAVGARRGPYQWVAGVGVAVIVHVAYNAAVIGSV, from the coding sequence GTGACCCCGTCGAAGGTCCTCCGGATCGCGCGCTGGGAGGTCAGCAAGAGCGCGGGCACGGTCGACCGCCGCACCGCCGTCCTGGCCGTCGTCGGCGTCGTCTTCGGCGCGCTGGTCGGCCCGGCGGTCGTCTCGGGCGGGCTGGCGCTGAACGAGGGGATCTACCGCGTCGGCGTCGCCGACGACAGCCCGTACCACGACGTGGTCGAGTCGTCGCCGGCGTTCGCGCCGGGCGAACCGACCGCCGACGCGCTGGCGGAGAACCGCGTCGACCTCGTCGTCGTCGACGGAACGGTCCGAACGAACCCGGACACGCCCGCCAAGAGCGACGCCGCGCTCGCCGAGTTCCGGTCGGCAGTCGAGCGCTACAACGACGACGTGTTGATGCGGGCCGAACCGGACCAGAACGCCGCTTTCCCCGTCGAAGTCGCCGTCAGGTACGAGTCCCGAACCGTCGCCCAACCGACCGCTGGCGGTGCAGGTGGCGGCGACACGGCCGGGGGCGGGACGACCGACGGCGGAACCGACGGCGGTACGACGGGCGACGGCACCGACGGCGGAGCGACGGACGGCAGTGGTGACACCAGCGACGGGAGTGCCGGGGCAGGAGCCGACGGCTCCGACGGCGACGTACAGGCCCCGAACGTGGGTGGTGGCGTGTTCGGCGGCGGCGATGGCGACGGGACGCCCGGTGGCCTCAGCCCGCCGTTCCCGTTCACCTCGCTCGTGCTCGCCTTCCTCTTCGTCGTCCCGATGAACTTCGTCGTGCAGGCGTACGGCTCGACGATCATGGACGAGCGGCTCAACCGCCGGGGCGAACTCATGCTCGTTTCACCCGTGACGCGGGGCGACATCGTCGCCGGCAAGACGCTGCCGTATCTGGTCGCGCTGCTCGCGGTCACGGTCGGCGTCGCCGCGGCGGTGGGCGGCGGCCCACTCTCCGTGGCTGCCGTCGTCCCGCTGGCGCTGCTGTTCCTGGGGGCGACGTTCGTCGGTGCGATGTTCGCACGCTCGTTCAAGGAGCTCACCTTCGTCACGATCACGGTGAGCGTGTTCCTCACGTCGTACGCCTTCGTCCCGGCCATCTTCGCGGACGTGACGCCGATCGCGCTCATCTCGCCGCTGACGCTGGTCGTCTGGGACCTCGGGTCCCGCCCCGTGTCCGTCGCGGAGTTCGCGTTCTCGGCCGGCCCGGCGCTGCTCACTGCGGTCCTGCTGTTCGTGCTGGGGGCGGGCGTCTACCGTGAGGAGGACATGTTCACCCAGCGGCCGGTCCCGCTGAAGGCCCTGGACGCGCTGGCGACGCGGATCAGCCGCCCGCGCTCGGTGGCGCTCGTCACCGCCGCGTCGATCCCCTTCGTCTTCGTCGTCGAACTGCTCGCGGTGGCGCTCCTGTTCGCGCTCCCGCTGGAGGCGTCGCTGCCGGTCCTGCTCGTCGCCATCGCCGTGATCGAGGAGGTGGCAAAGAGCGTCGGGAGCTACGCCGGGTTCGTCCACGCGCGGTACGACCGCGCGCTCGGGACGGCGCTGGTCGTCGGCGCGCTCTCCGGCGTCGGGTTCTTCGCCGCCGAGAAGGTCACTGCCATCGTGCAGGCGGTCGGGCTGACACAGCTGGAGCTGGGCCGCGCCGCCTTCGCCACGGCCGGCGGCACCGGCGGCTCGCTCTTGCTCGTCGGGCTGGCCGCGTCGCTCGCGCTGCACGTCGTCACGGCGGCCATCTCCGCAGTTGGCGCGCGCCGCGGGCCGTACCAGTGGGTCGCCGGCGTCGGCGTCGCCGTCATCGTCCACGTCGCCTACAACGCGGCGGTGATCGGCAGTGTCTGA
- a CDS encoding ABC transporter permease, producing MSDPRFAVARRELAALKSEKTIVLALSIQLFIAAFSSFLVVGLVSLYDPGNVEGYTPSVGVAGNASDDLGAAIDEVGGMAETQYGSTGEARAAFADGRVDATLVANRTANGTVQVTATVPEENLRTTVLIVKLRNVLEQLERSERDRLADRLERQPLDLPGRVAASPYFSFTYTVLVPLLVFLPVFISGSVAVDSLTEEVQQGTLELLRVAPLSLGDVVDGKLLAAAGLAPAQVALWLGLLSFNGTRIAHPVALVAVGAGFSLAVVAVGLAISLLAPDRRQAQLLYSSGILLVFTAATLLPASPPNVVAKLAIGSATTLTWTAAAGYVALGVVTVALVRAGVRRTNPENL from the coding sequence GTGTCTGACCCGCGCTTCGCGGTCGCGCGGCGGGAGCTGGCCGCGCTGAAAAGCGAGAAGACGATCGTCCTCGCGCTCTCGATCCAGCTGTTTATCGCCGCGTTCTCCTCCTTCCTCGTGGTCGGTCTCGTCTCGCTGTACGACCCCGGCAACGTCGAGGGGTACACCCCCTCCGTCGGCGTCGCGGGCAACGCCAGCGACGACCTCGGCGCGGCGATCGACGAGGTCGGCGGTATGGCCGAGACTCAGTACGGGAGCACCGGCGAGGCTCGCGCCGCCTTCGCGGACGGCCGGGTCGACGCGACGCTGGTCGCCAACCGCACGGCCAACGGGACGGTCCAGGTCACCGCGACGGTCCCGGAGGAGAACCTCCGGACGACGGTGCTGATAGTGAAACTGCGCAACGTGCTGGAGCAACTGGAGCGGTCCGAGCGCGACCGGCTGGCCGACCGCCTCGAACGCCAGCCGCTCGACCTCCCGGGACGGGTCGCCGCCAGCCCGTACTTCAGTTTCACCTACACCGTGCTGGTCCCGCTGCTCGTCTTCCTGCCGGTGTTCATCAGCGGGAGCGTCGCCGTCGACTCGCTCACCGAGGAGGTCCAGCAGGGGACGCTCGAACTCCTGCGGGTCGCGCCGCTGTCGCTCGGCGACGTGGTGGACGGGAAACTGCTCGCGGCCGCGGGACTCGCGCCCGCGCAGGTCGCCCTCTGGCTCGGCCTCCTCTCGTTCAACGGCACGCGGATCGCCCACCCGGTCGCGCTGGTCGCCGTCGGCGCGGGCTTCTCGCTGGCGGTCGTGGCGGTGGGACTTGCCATCTCCCTGCTCGCGCCGGACCGCCGGCAAGCCCAGTTGCTGTACTCCTCTGGGATCCTGCTCGTGTTCACCGCCGCGACCCTGCTGCCGGCGTCGCCGCCGAACGTCGTCGCGAAACTCGCAATCGGGAGCGCGACAACGCTGACGTGGACTGCCGCCGCGGGCTACGTCGCGCTCGGCGTCGTCACCGTCGCACTGGTCCGGGCGGGCGTCCGGCGGACGAACCCTGAGAACCTGTAA
- a CDS encoding aldo/keto reductase has translation MEYTTLGSTGMEVSRICLGCMSFGTSDWREWVLDEDESHAVIDRAIDLGINFFDTANMYSEGESERVLGNALDGRRDEAVVATKGYFQMDEDDPNSGGLSRKAIEQELSNSLDRLGMDTVDLYQIHRWDDDTPIETTMRALDDAVRRGQVRYLGASSMWAHQFAEALHASQRLGLERFVTMQNHYNLLYREEEREMLPLCEKEDVGVIPWSPLARGYLTRPHEAFDETTRGETDDYAREHPYFEGGGREVNERVADLADDHNATMAQIALAWVLHRDAVDAPIVGTTSVEHLEDAVEAVEITLSDDELDYLEEPYEPVRVSGHE, from the coding sequence ATGGAGTACACGACGCTCGGTTCCACGGGGATGGAGGTCAGCCGGATCTGTCTTGGCTGCATGAGCTTCGGCACCAGCGACTGGCGCGAGTGGGTGCTGGACGAGGACGAGAGCCACGCGGTCATCGACCGCGCCATCGACCTCGGGATCAACTTCTTCGACACCGCCAACATGTACTCCGAGGGCGAGAGCGAGCGCGTCCTCGGGAACGCCCTCGACGGCCGCCGCGACGAGGCCGTCGTCGCGACGAAGGGGTACTTCCAGATGGACGAGGACGACCCCAACTCCGGCGGCCTCTCGCGGAAGGCGATCGAGCAGGAGCTGTCCAACAGCTTAGACCGGCTCGGGATGGACACGGTGGACCTCTACCAGATCCACCGCTGGGACGACGACACGCCCATCGAAACCACGATGCGGGCGCTCGACGACGCCGTCCGGCGCGGGCAGGTGCGCTACCTCGGCGCGAGTTCGATGTGGGCTCACCAGTTCGCGGAGGCGCTGCACGCCAGCCAGCGTCTCGGACTCGAACGCTTCGTCACGATGCAGAACCACTACAACCTGCTGTACCGGGAGGAGGAACGCGAGATGCTGCCACTCTGCGAGAAGGAGGACGTCGGCGTGATCCCGTGGAGTCCGCTGGCGCGGGGGTACCTCACTCGCCCGCACGAGGCGTTCGACGAGACGACGCGCGGCGAGACTGACGACTACGCCCGCGAACACCCCTACTTCGAGGGCGGCGGTCGCGAGGTCAACGAGCGGGTCGCGGACCTCGCGGACGACCACAACGCGACGATGGCGCAGATAGCGCTCGCGTGGGTGCTCCACCGGGACGCCGTCGACGCGCCCATCGTCGGAACGACCAGCGTCGAGCATCTGGAGGACGCCGTCGAGGCCGTCGAGATCACGCTGTCCGACGACGAACTCGACTATCTGGAGGAACCGTACGAGCCGGTCCGCGTCTCCGGCCACGAGTGA
- a CDS encoding macro domain-containing protein: protein MDWNVIQGDIAAQSADALVNAAGTSLRMGSGVAGALRRRAGGDINEAAMAKGPVDLGAVAVTDAFDLDAEYVIHAAAMPHYGDGQATAGSIRDATRNALARTDDLGCESLVIPALGCGVAGFDLEAGARIICETIHDYESDALSDVRFIAYSDEEFDIVQRVSEEVRES from the coding sequence ATGGACTGGAACGTGATTCAGGGCGACATCGCGGCACAGTCCGCCGACGCACTGGTCAACGCCGCCGGCACGAGCCTCCGGATGGGCAGCGGCGTCGCGGGCGCGCTCCGCCGGCGGGCGGGCGGCGACATTAACGAGGCCGCCATGGCGAAGGGGCCGGTCGACCTGGGAGCCGTCGCCGTCACGGACGCGTTCGACCTCGACGCCGAGTACGTGATCCACGCCGCCGCGATGCCCCACTACGGGGACGGGCAGGCGACGGCCGGCAGCATCCGGGACGCCACGCGAAACGCGCTCGCCCGCACCGACGACCTCGGCTGCGAGTCGCTGGTGATCCCCGCATTGGGCTGTGGCGTCGCCGGGTTCGACCTCGAAGCTGGCGCGCGGATCATCTGCGAGACGATCCACGACTACGAATCGGACGCGCTTTCGGACGTGCGTTTCATCGCGTACAGCGACGAGGAGTTCGACATCGTCCAGCGGGTCAGCGAGGAGGTGCGGGAGTCGTAG
- the dpsA gene encoding DNA starvation/stationary phase protection protein DpsA → MSTQKSVRREAGTVEQSALRIDEEKAEQIVDALNTDLAASYVLYHQLKKHHWNVEGAEFLPLHEFLEEAYEVAERAADEQAERVQALGGVPISGMSDLQEAAPVEPEGEDVYDVRTSLKNDLEMYGDIIETMRDHIELAENLGDHATAEMLRDQLVETEEYAHHIEHYLEDDSLKDW, encoded by the coding sequence ATGAGCACTCAGAAGTCCGTCCGTCGAGAGGCAGGCACCGTCGAACAGTCCGCGCTCCGCATCGACGAGGAGAAGGCCGAACAGATCGTCGACGCGCTGAACACCGACCTTGCGGCGTCGTACGTGCTGTACCACCAGCTGAAAAAGCACCACTGGAACGTCGAGGGCGCGGAGTTCCTCCCGCTCCACGAGTTCCTCGAGGAGGCCTACGAGGTCGCCGAGCGCGCGGCCGACGAGCAGGCCGAGCGCGTACAGGCGCTCGGCGGCGTCCCGATCAGCGGGATGTCCGACCTGCAGGAGGCCGCCCCGGTCGAACCCGAGGGCGAGGACGTGTACGACGTGCGCACGTCACTGAAAAACGACCTGGAGATGTACGGCGACATCATCGAGACGATGCGCGACCACATCGAACTGGCAGAGAACCTCGGCGACCACGCGACAGCCGAGATGCTCCGGGACCAGCTCGTCGAGACCGAGGAGTACGCCCACCACATCGAGCACTACCTCGAGGACGACTCGCTGAAGGACTGGTAG
- a CDS encoding helix-turn-helix domain-containing protein, protein MGVIAEFTVDDGSLLLMESLKAVPDMSLEVVQDTASREGLPIFYFWATGGDVEAYESALDDDDSVADYEVLERLDDRRMYRVKCSRNSFYDAYRESSATMTELTADGSGWHLRMRFPDRESLRRYRANYEAENVPVTVHRLYTDTGGPGDAWGLTDKQREVLRLAHERGYFSQPRDVTLEELAGELDVSPQAVSARIQRALDALVGATVASNDRDGI, encoded by the coding sequence ATGGGCGTCATCGCGGAGTTCACGGTCGACGACGGCTCCCTGCTGCTCATGGAGTCGCTCAAGGCGGTGCCCGACATGTCGCTGGAGGTCGTCCAGGACACCGCGAGCCGTGAGGGGTTACCGATCTTCTACTTCTGGGCGACGGGGGGCGACGTCGAGGCCTACGAGTCGGCGCTGGACGACGACGACAGCGTCGCCGACTACGAGGTGCTGGAACGGCTGGACGACCGGCGGATGTACCGCGTGAAATGTTCGCGGAACTCGTTTTACGACGCGTACCGGGAGTCGTCGGCGACGATGACCGAACTCACCGCGGACGGGTCCGGCTGGCATCTCCGGATGCGCTTCCCCGACAGGGAGTCGCTCCGGCGGTACCGCGCGAACTACGAGGCGGAGAACGTCCCCGTCACCGTTCACCGCCTGTACACCGACACGGGCGGCCCCGGCGACGCCTGGGGGCTGACCGACAAACAGCGTGAGGTCCTGCGACTCGCCCACGAGCGCGGCTACTTCTCACAGCCGCGTGACGTGACCCTCGAGGAACTCGCGGGCGAACTCGACGTCTCCCCGCAGGCGGTTTCGGCACGGATCCAGCGGGCGCTCGACGCGCTCGTCGGCGCGACGGTCGCGTCGAACGACCGGGATGGTATATAA
- a CDS encoding HalOD1 output domain-containing protein: MHDSVDTDALDSLFEDADRSTLLSFSYAGFDVSVSGEGRVVVAPTR; the protein is encoded by the coding sequence ATCCACGACAGCGTCGACACCGACGCGCTCGACAGCCTGTTCGAGGACGCAGACCGGTCGACCCTGCTCTCCTTTTCGTACGCCGGCTTCGACGTGAGCGTCTCCGGCGAGGGTCGCGTCGTCGTCGCCCCGACGCGGTAG
- a CDS encoding sugar phosphate isomerase/epimerase family protein: MNVRRGFVTQIGMDAELFARAADAGYDYVELMLDGDWSREALEATPDRLREPLDEHDLDLLVHLPFGGFDVGSPHPHVREGSVEELSACLRTVGEFGAEKAVLHAESNAWKPAADEDERIDLVVDSVQELVDVGESVGVEVCAENIPRATPSIHGFDRLFEVTDVSMTVDTGHARMDGVDAGGIASMVADRPDRITHFHLNDTRVADDEHLPYGAGTVDFDRIFDALRAVDWTGTLSLEVFTLDYGYIAGSLDRLDADLG, encoded by the coding sequence ATGAACGTCCGCCGCGGCTTCGTCACACAGATCGGCATGGACGCGGAGCTGTTCGCCCGTGCCGCCGACGCGGGGTACGACTACGTCGAACTGATGCTCGACGGCGACTGGTCGCGCGAGGCGCTGGAAGCCACCCCCGACCGGCTCCGCGAACCGCTCGACGAGCACGACCTCGACCTGCTCGTCCACCTGCCGTTCGGCGGGTTCGACGTCGGCTCGCCCCACCCGCACGTCCGCGAGGGGTCGGTCGAGGAGCTATCAGCCTGTCTCCGCACCGTCGGCGAGTTCGGCGCTGAGAAGGCGGTCCTCCACGCCGAGTCGAACGCCTGGAAGCCCGCCGCCGACGAAGACGAGCGGATCGACCTCGTCGTCGATTCGGTGCAGGAACTGGTCGACGTCGGCGAGTCGGTCGGCGTCGAGGTGTGTGCAGAGAACATCCCGCGCGCGACGCCGAGCATCCACGGGTTCGACCGCCTGTTCGAGGTGACCGACGTCTCGATGACCGTCGACACGGGTCACGCCCGGATGGACGGCGTCGACGCCGGCGGGATCGCTTCGATGGTCGCCGACCGGCCCGACCGTATCACCCACTTCCACCTCAACGACACGCGCGTCGCCGACGACGAGCACCTGCCGTACGGTGCCGGGACGGTCGACTTCGACCGGATCTTCGACGCGCTGCGCGCGGTCGACTGGACCGGGACGCTCTCGCTGGAGGTGTTCACGCTCGACTACGGCTACATCGCGGGGAGCCTGGACCGGCTTGACGCCGACCTCGGTTGA
- a CDS encoding carbohydrate kinase family protein has protein sequence MTRDVLVAGETLIDFLPETPGKLDEIAAFGRRAGGAPANVAVALATLDLPPLFWTRVGDDPFGDFLVRTLAEYGVPDEFVERDASAKTTLAFVTHDEDADRSFSFYRDGTADTRMQSGTVPDAVLDDAEWVHVGGVALADEPSRSANLDLTERAAEADCTVSFDPNARPELWGSDTEFETVAGWAVEETDVLKATPEELRALGADGDDPEALARSACDLGPHTVLLTLGGDGALAVATDDAPWAGVARHGGYPVDPVDTTGAGDAFTAGAIAAFVDGEPLEEALAFANAVAVTTTTAKGAMTALPDRDEVRRIRER, from the coding sequence ATGACTCGGGACGTGCTCGTCGCGGGCGAGACGCTCATCGACTTCCTCCCGGAGACGCCCGGCAAACTGGACGAGATAGCGGCGTTCGGCCGGCGCGCGGGCGGCGCGCCGGCGAACGTCGCGGTCGCGCTGGCGACGCTCGACCTGCCGCCGCTGTTCTGGACGCGCGTCGGCGACGACCCGTTCGGCGACTTCCTCGTCCGGACGCTGGCCGAGTACGGCGTCCCCGACGAGTTCGTCGAGCGCGACGCGAGCGCGAAGACGACGCTCGCCTTCGTCACCCACGACGAGGACGCCGACCGCTCCTTCTCGTTCTACCGCGACGGCACCGCCGACACGCGCATGCAGTCCGGGACCGTGCCGGACGCGGTGCTGGACGACGCCGAGTGGGTCCACGTCGGCGGCGTGGCGCTGGCCGACGAGCCGAGCCGCTCGGCGAACCTGGACCTCACCGAGCGCGCCGCCGAGGCGGACTGTACCGTCTCGTTCGACCCGAACGCCCGACCCGAACTGTGGGGGAGCGACACGGAGTTCGAGACGGTCGCGGGGTGGGCCGTCGAGGAGACGGACGTGCTGAAGGCGACGCCCGAGGAACTGCGCGCGCTGGGGGCCGACGGCGACGACCCCGAGGCGCTGGCGCGGAGCGCCTGCGACCTCGGCCCACACACCGTCCTGCTCACGCTCGGCGGCGACGGCGCGCTCGCCGTGGCGACCGACGACGCGCCGTGGGCCGGCGTCGCGCGACACGGGGGCTACCCGGTCGACCCCGTCGACACGACCGGCGCTGGCGACGCGTTCACGGCCGGTGCGATCGCCGCGTTCGTCGACGGGGAACCGCTGGAGGAGGCCCTGGCATTCGCCAACGCGGTCGCCGTCACCACGACGACGGCGAAGGGCGCGATGACGGCGCTGCCGGACCGCGACGAGGTCCGTCGGATCCGCGAGCGCTGA
- a CDS encoding MFS transporter produces the protein MTDRWLYGWGLGYAAVGAASLLIPLYALELGAGPLLVGLMASTAAFAGVPGAILWGRLAARTDRRRVFVLVALAATAGVLAIVPFLTDPVALLAANAALWFVVAAAAPVLNLIVVDGVPESDWDREIGRLNHYQGYGWLLGLVAGAAWTGAAGAVSDAGPVAAQRSFFLASAASTALALAVVRYWYPERPRVSPVRFQRIYRRTARTGGRTVRAVPFGPARVYWSLRSLDSDRLSGRFRSQLGSYFAALTLCFVGFSVFFGPLPAYLTAEAFPTDGVFALFVLSSAGSAAFYVRAGDLSTRFDARRLQIAALLGRAGSFPVIAAVGVLFVPPAAVVGQAPLFAFVGVTWAVIAVTATGLVTRLAPPSARGEALGTYAALSSFGGGVGSALGGWIASSAGYVVAFGAAAGLIAVGAALVVLVPGGPATASERPLG, from the coding sequence ATGACCGACCGCTGGCTGTACGGATGGGGACTCGGATACGCCGCCGTCGGCGCAGCGTCGTTGCTGATACCGCTGTACGCGCTGGAACTCGGGGCCGGCCCGCTACTCGTCGGGTTGATGGCGTCGACGGCCGCGTTCGCGGGGGTTCCGGGGGCGATCCTGTGGGGCCGGCTTGCGGCCCGCACCGACCGTCGGCGCGTCTTCGTCCTCGTCGCGCTCGCCGCGACGGCGGGCGTTCTCGCTATCGTCCCGTTCCTGACCGACCCCGTGGCGCTGCTCGCGGCGAACGCCGCGCTGTGGTTCGTCGTCGCGGCGGCCGCGCCAGTGCTCAACCTGATCGTCGTCGACGGCGTCCCCGAGTCCGACTGGGACCGCGAGATCGGCCGGCTGAACCACTATCAGGGGTACGGCTGGCTCCTCGGGCTCGTCGCCGGGGCGGCGTGGACGGGCGCGGCCGGCGCGGTGTCGGACGCCGGGCCCGTCGCCGCCCAGCGGAGCTTCTTCCTCGCGAGCGCGGCGTCGACCGCCCTCGCGCTCGCCGTCGTCCGGTACTGGTACCCGGAGCGCCCGCGGGTGTCGCCCGTCCGGTTCCAGCGCATCTACCGCAGGACAGCGCGGACCGGCGGTCGGACCGTCCGGGCGGTTCCGTTCGGTCCTGCCCGGGTGTACTGGTCGTTGCGGTCGCTCGACTCAGACCGGCTGTCGGGCCGGTTCCGGTCGCAGCTCGGCTCGTACTTCGCGGCGCTGACGCTGTGTTTCGTCGGGTTCTCCGTCTTCTTCGGCCCGCTGCCCGCCTACCTGACTGCCGAGGCGTTCCCGACCGACGGCGTGTTCGCGCTCTTTGTCCTCTCCAGCGCCGGGTCGGCCGCGTTCTACGTCCGCGCCGGCGACCTCTCGACGCGGTTCGACGCCCGGCGGCTCCAGATCGCGGCCCTGCTGGGGCGGGCGGGGTCGTTCCCCGTGATCGCCGCCGTCGGGGTCCTGTTCGTGCCGCCCGCGGCGGTGGTCGGGCAGGCCCCGCTGTTCGCGTTCGTCGGCGTCACCTGGGCGGTGATCGCGGTCACGGCGACGGGCCTCGTCACCCGGCTGGCCCCGCCGTCCGCCCGCGGCGAGGCGCTCGGGACGTACGCCGCGCTGTCGAGTTTCGGCGGCGGCGTCGGCAGCGCGCTCGGCGGCTGGATCGCGTCATCGGCGGGCTACGTCGTCGCGTTCGGCGCGGCGGCAGGACTCATCGCCGTCGGCGCGGCCCTCGTGGTGCTGGTGCCCGGAGGGCCGGCGACCGCGAGCGAGCGTCCGCTCGGCTGA
- a CDS encoding YbaK/EbsC family protein translates to MHPSAEAFAERARDEHDLSVEVTEFPEGTKTAADAADAVGCDVAQIVKSIVMNADGDHVVALTSGANRVSERRLADHLGAPADEVGPASPGAVKETLGWSIGGVPPVCHDRDVPVLFDPDLGEYETVWAAAGTPEAVFPVDPDQLLATAGASVVDVTE, encoded by the coding sequence ATGCACCCGAGCGCCGAGGCGTTCGCCGAGCGAGCGCGCGACGAGCACGACCTGTCGGTGGAAGTCACCGAGTTTCCCGAAGGAACCAAGACGGCGGCCGACGCCGCCGATGCGGTTGGCTGTGACGTGGCCCAGATCGTCAAGAGCATCGTGATGAACGCGGACGGCGACCACGTCGTCGCGCTCACGAGCGGCGCGAACCGCGTGAGCGAGCGCCGACTGGCGGACCATCTCGGGGCACCGGCGGACGAGGTCGGCCCCGCATCGCCCGGCGCGGTCAAGGAGACGCTCGGCTGGTCGATCGGCGGCGTCCCGCCGGTGTGTCACGACCGGGACGTGCCGGTCCTGTTCGACCCGGACCTCGGCGAGTACGAGACGGTGTGGGCCGCCGCCGGCACCCCGGAAGCGGTGTTCCCCGTCGACCCCGATCAGTTGCTGGCGACGGCCGGGGCGTCGGTCGTGGACGTGACGGAGTAG